The DNA sequence GTGGGCGACGCCGTCCTGCGGATCGACGACCGCGAGCGGGCGATCGGGTTCCTGCGAGGGCGCGTGGCGGTCTCGGCGATCGACACCGAGGGCAGGATCGCCGGCGCCACCGGCCTGCAGATCCCCGGCGTGCTCGACGACCTGTACTTCTTCGACGGACCGCTCGGCGTGACCTGGGACGGCAACCGCCCGACCCTGTCGGTGTGGGCGCCGACGGCGAAGCAGGTCCGGCTGTTGCTCCTCGACGGCCCGCGCACCGCGCGCGAGACCGAGACCGTCGCCATGGAGCGCGACGGCGGTGTGTGGTCGGTCACCGGCGAACGCGACTGGAAGAACCACTACTACCTGTACGAGGTCACCGTGTACGCCCCGTCGACCGAGCGGGTCGAGGTCAACCGCGTGACCGATCCCTACTCGCGCGCCCTGGCCGCCAACTCCACGCGCAGTCAGATCGTCGATCTCGACGATCACGCGTGGCAGCCCGAGGGCTGGGACGCCATGACCAAGCGTCCCTTCGACGCCTTCGAGGACATTGCGCTCTACGAGCTGCACATCCGCGACTTCAGCACCGCCGACGAGCGCGTCGACGCCGACCTGCGCGGCACCTACCTCGCCTTCACGCAGGACGGCTACGGGCGCCGGCACCTGCGGTCGTTGAGCGAGGCCGGCATCACGCACGTACACCTGCTGCCGACCTTCGACATCGCCACCGTTCCCGAGCTGGCCGAGGATCGGGTCGAGCCAGGTGACCTGAGCGGTCTGCCTCCCGACTCCGAGGAACAACAGGCGGCGATCACCCGGGTGCGCTCGCGCGATTCGTTCAACTGGGGCTACGACCCCTGGCACTTCGGCGTGCCCGAGGGCAGCTACGCCACCGAGCCCGATGGCGGCGCGCGCCTGCTCGAGTTCCGTCGCATGGTGAAGGCGCTCGACGAGCTCGACCTGCGCGTGGTGATGGACGTGGTCTACAACCACACCCACGCCAGCGGCCAGAGTCCGGTGTCGGTGTTCGACCGGATCGTTCCGGGCTACTACCACCGGCTCGACGAGCGCGGCAACGTGCACACCAGCACCTGCTGCCAGAACACCGCCAGCGAACACCTGATGATGCAGAAGTTCATGGTGGACGACGTGGTCCACTGGGCCACGCACCATCGCATCGACGGCTTCCGCTTCGACCTCATGGGCCACCACATGAAGTCCGACATGGTGGCCGTGCGCGACGCGCTGCGCGCGCTCACCGTCGAGGAGCACGGAGTGGACGGCTCGAAGATCTACGTCTACGGCGAGGGCTGGGACTTCGGCGAGGTGCAGGGCAACCAGCGCGGCATGAACGCCACCCAGCCGAACATGGCCGGCACCGGCATCGGGACCTTCAACGACCGGATCCGCGACGCCGTGCGCGGAGGCAGTCCGTTCAGCGACCGCCGCGAGCAGGGCTACGCCACCGGGCTGGGCGTGATGCCCAACGGGATGCCCGGCAGCGACGACCTCGGGCGTCTGCGCGACCTCGCCGACCGCGTCCGTGCCGGCCTGGCCGGCAATCTGCGCGACTACCGTTTCGGCAATCGCCGCGGCGGGCAGCTCGGCGCCTACGCTCTCGATCCGCAGGAATCGATCCAGTACGTGTCGGCCCACGACAACGAGACCCTGTTCGACAAGGTCCAGCTGTCGGCCCCGCGGACGGCCTCGATCGACGAGCGCGTGGCCATGCACCAGTTCGCCCTGGGTATCGTGACCATGGCCCAGGGCGTGCCCTTCTTCCACGCCGGCGGCGAGCTGTTGCGCAGCAAGTCCATGGACGCCGACAGCTACGACTCGGGCGACTGGTTCAACCGCCTGGACTTCTCGGGCGCGACCACCACCTGGGGCGCCGGCCTGCCGCCGGCCGAGAAGAACCGCGACCGGTGGGACGTCATGCGATCGCTGCTGGCCGATCCCGACCTCGTGCCGAACTCCGAGCACATCCTCGAAACGGCGGGCTACTTCCGGCGCATGCTGCGGGTACGCTTCGGTTCGCCGCTGTTCCGTCTGCGTACGGCGGACCAGATCCAGCAGCGCGTGCTGTTCCCGTCCACCGAGGCGCCCGGCCTGATCGCCATGCACGTGCTCGACGTGGGCGAGGGTGTCGAGGATCTCGACCCGGACGTGCGGCAGCTCCTCGTGCTGTTCAATCCCGACCGCGAGGAGGCGACCTTCGGCGACGGCCGGTGGACGCGCTTCGCCATGCAGCTCCACCCGGAGGTGGACGCCGGCACGGGTGCGTTCGACCGCGACACCGGAGTCTTCACCGTGGCGCCGCACGGGATCGCGGTGTTCGTGGAGCCGCAGTAGGCCGCGCACCGTTCTCACGACGGAGAGATCTTTGACATGCGTTCCACCCTTCGGATCCTGGGCGCGCTCGCCCTCTGCCTCGCCCTCGCGATCGTGCCGCTGGGCTGCGACGACGACGACGATCCGATCCGACCGTCGGACTCGCCGGCCGACCACACCGTGAACAGGGACGGGATCGGCCACGCACCGGGGCTCGAAGATCCCGGCGTGAACTGCACGGACTGCCACGGAGTCGATCTGAGCGGCGGGGACAACGGCGAGCCGTCGTGCTTCGCGTGCCACGGTCAGGTGTGGTGAGCGCCGGGAACGGTGGGCCCCGGTCGGCCGGGACCCACCGCGCCCTCGCGCGAAGACCCTTGCTCAGTTCGCGCGGGGATTGCCCTTGCCGTTCAGGCGACCTTCGACCGTCAGGTGCACGGTGACGTCGCTGACCCCGAAGCCGGGACCGAGATCGGCGAAGATCTCGATCGTGTGCTCGCCGGCCGACAGCGGCGGCAACATCACGAACCAGCCCTCGGTCGCCGAGGGCCCATAGGTACCGGCGGGCGTCGGGATTCCGAAGAGGTCCCACATGTTGTCCTCGGGCACCGTGACGTCGAAGGGTCCGGCGGTGAGACGGAAGAGCTCGATGTCGGGCACGGCCACGCCGTCGACCACGAGCCGGACATCGCTGGTGGCCTCGGCGGCCGCGTTCACCGAGGCGAAGAGTTCGTCGACGTCCTCGGAGCCGCCGATCCCGGGCGAGTCGAACCAGGCGGCCACGTCCACGAACAGGGCCTTGCCCGTGGGAATGGTGGCGCTGCGGACGTTCACACCGCCGTAGTTCGGCGCGAGGAACCACACCGGTCCCTCCTGGCCGAAGTCGATGTTCTCGCCCGTGGCGTCGAGGCCCGGGTTCACGGCCGGGGGCGCGGACCAGAGCCAGCGCCACCACTCGATCGCCCATTCCTCGTAGGTACGACCGTAGGGCGTGCTGTTGGGCGGAAGGACCTGGGGATTGCCGAACGGAGCCCGCGAGGCCAGATCCGGGGTCTCGGCGGGGCTCGATCCGCCGAGGACCGCGGCGTCGTCGGTCGGCGGCGAGAGGACCCCGTCGTCCGCACATCCGGCGAGGACGATCGGGATCACGAGGAAGGCGGCGAGAAGGAAGTTCCTGGACATGAGGGCTCGTCTCCTGTGGATCGAGAGTCGACTGCGGATCCGGGCGCGACCCGGAGGGACCCGGGGCACCCATGAAGACGGCCATCGTCTCCGGAGCGAACGAATCCGCGCGCATCCTCCCGCGGGGCCGCGGTCGAACCCCGTTCCGGTACCCCGACTTCCGCTGCGAAAGGACTGCGCATGCGCCCCCTCGTCTGGCTCCGCCGCGATCTCCGCGTGAGCGACAACACGGCCCTGCGCCGCGCCACCGAGGCCGCCACCGACGGCACCGTGGCCGTGTTCGCGCTCGCCCCCGAGCAGTGGCACGAGCACGACGAGGCCCCGGCCAAGGTCGAGTTCTGGCTCGAGAACCTGCGCCAACTCGCCGACGAACTCGCCGCGCGGAACATCCCGCTGCGGATCGTTCGCGCCGAGGACTACGACGGTCTACCGAAGTCACTCGCCGAACTCGCCCGCGAGGTCGGGGCGACCGCCCTGTACTTCAACCGCGAACACGAGGTACACGAGCGCCGGCGTGACCGGGCCGTGCGCGAGGTCTTCGAGCGGGACGGACTCGAGGTCGAGGCCTTCGACGACCACACGATCCTGCCCCCGCTCGCCGTCCGCACGAAGCAGGGCGGACCGTACTCGGTGTTCTCGCCGTACAAGCGCGCGTGGATCGACGCCGCGAAGCAGGCCGCGATCGACGTGTTGCCACCGCCTCAGCCACAGCCGGCGATCGACGTGGTCTCCGATCCGGTCCCGGCCACCGCCGACGGCTTCGCCCGTGGCACCGCTCGGCTCGACCTCTGGCCCGCCGGTGAGAAGGCCGCGCAGGGAAATCTCGGCGCCTTCGTGCAGCACCGGCTGCGCGCCTACGACGACCAGCGCGACCTCCCGGGCACGAACGGCACGAGCACCCTGTCTCCCTACCTGGCCGCCGGCGTGCTGTCGCCGCGGCAGGCACTGCACGCCGCGCTGCAGGCCAACCGCAACCGCTTCTCCGGCGGCAGCCAGGGTGCCGACGCCTGGATCGGCGAGTTGATCTGGCGGGAGTTCTACGTCCAGGTCCTGCGCGCCTTCCCGCGGGTGAGCATGCACCGCGCCTTCCGGCCCGAGCTCGACGAGAACGTCGCTTGGCGGGACGACGGCGAGGCGCTCGAGGCCTGGAAGGACGGACGGACGGGTGTGCCGATCGTCGACGGCGCCATGCGGCAGCTCGCGCGCACCGGCTGGATGCACAACCGCCTGCGGATGGTCGTGGCCATGTTCCTGAGCAAGAACCTGCTGATCGACTGGCGCGAAGGCGAACGCCACTTCATGCGCCACTTGATCGACGGCGACCTGGCCTCGAACAACGGCGGCTGGCAGTGGTCGGCTTCGGTCGGGACCGACGCGGCTCCGTACTTCCGGATCTTCAATCCGATCAGCCAGAGCG is a window from the Candidatus Krumholzibacteriia bacterium genome containing:
- the phrB gene encoding deoxyribodipyrimidine photo-lyase — translated: MRPLVWLRRDLRVSDNTALRRATEAATDGTVAVFALAPEQWHEHDEAPAKVEFWLENLRQLADELAARNIPLRIVRAEDYDGLPKSLAELAREVGATALYFNREHEVHERRRDRAVREVFERDGLEVEAFDDHTILPPLAVRTKQGGPYSVFSPYKRAWIDAAKQAAIDVLPPPQPQPAIDVVSDPVPATADGFARGTARLDLWPAGEKAAQGNLGAFVQHRLRAYDDQRDLPGTNGTSTLSPYLAAGVLSPRQALHAALQANRNRFSGGSQGADAWIGELIWREFYVQVLRAFPRVSMHRAFRPELDENVAWRDDGEALEAWKDGRTGVPIVDGAMRQLARTGWMHNRLRMVVAMFLSKNLLIDWREGERHFMRHLIDGDLASNNGGWQWSASVGTDAAPYFRIFNPISQSERFDPDGRFLHRFVPELEGVTGKALHDPRRLGEVDRQGRGYPTMIVDPKPTRERAIAAFREASG
- the pulA gene encoding pullulanase-type alpha-1,6-glucosidase; the protein is MRSFVVAFVLLFAASVQAAEVTFTFAPTQPVESVSVRGSFNDWGETLMEKQADGTWSVTVDVPPGEHQYKYYVDGQWPSDMETGLDGGPMDPGAEGYAGDGFGGQNAVRTVGGTAPPPPSLPEIGARPEGHLRVHYLRPDGRYDGWGLHVWQHTTADVPWDRPLEPGGRDDQGVVWDVPLSDDPEQVGLIVHKGDEKDPGPDQFVDVSEGLREVWIVSGRENVFEERPDLGALPTGDLGRREAHWVDATTIVWPGLPPRAEAYALHHDPDGALVLEADGIVGGESVALRRDGTYDDPTGRFPHLVGDAVLRIDDRERAIGFLRGRVAVSAIDTEGRIAGATGLQIPGVLDDLYFFDGPLGVTWDGNRPTLSVWAPTAKQVRLLLLDGPRTARETETVAMERDGGVWSVTGERDWKNHYYLYEVTVYAPSTERVEVNRVTDPYSRALAANSTRSQIVDLDDHAWQPEGWDAMTKRPFDAFEDIALYELHIRDFSTADERVDADLRGTYLAFTQDGYGRRHLRSLSEAGITHVHLLPTFDIATVPELAEDRVEPGDLSGLPPDSEEQQAAITRVRSRDSFNWGYDPWHFGVPEGSYATEPDGGARLLEFRRMVKALDELDLRVVMDVVYNHTHASGQSPVSVFDRIVPGYYHRLDERGNVHTSTCCQNTASEHLMMQKFMVDDVVHWATHHRIDGFRFDLMGHHMKSDMVAVRDALRALTVEEHGVDGSKIYVYGEGWDFGEVQGNQRGMNATQPNMAGTGIGTFNDRIRDAVRGGSPFSDRREQGYATGLGVMPNGMPGSDDLGRLRDLADRVRAGLAGNLRDYRFGNRRGGQLGAYALDPQESIQYVSAHDNETLFDKVQLSAPRTASIDERVAMHQFALGIVTMAQGVPFFHAGGELLRSKSMDADSYDSGDWFNRLDFSGATTTWGAGLPPAEKNRDRWDVMRSLLADPDLVPNSEHILETAGYFRRMLRVRFGSPLFRLRTADQIQQRVLFPSTEAPGLIAMHVLDVGEGVEDLDPDVRQLLVLFNPDREEATFGDGRWTRFAMQLHPEVDAGTGAFDRDTGVFTVAPHGIAVFVEPQ